The DNA region ACATGATAAGTCCTAAATTTGACTTGGATATAGCAAAACAAAGTAGTTAGTTTAAAATCGCTCAAAGATATATTAGACTAGACTAgagcaaacaaaacaaatagaATCAATTCATTATCATGGGGTCAATTAGGTCTTAACATAAAATCAtcgaaaacaaaaataaaagcagGAGTAGTTTATACCAActtccaatatatttttttcggCAAAGATATCGActtctaatattattatttcttgTTGCAGAATCGAACTAAAACAATATTGTAATCAATCcacaacttattaaaataaagaaaattaaaaaaatcaaaaaaaaaaaccacaaacttaaaagaaaaaacctaAAATTTAGGGCCATATGATTTGCTACGAGGATACAGAAGATCAGATACTTTTTTCGTCTTCTTCGGATTCACAGATCcttcctctgcttcttcctcttcatctatTCTCGCCATCCCTACGCTTGAGCTTTTCGGCAAGCCTCCTTGCTTCAGTTTCTTCTGCTTCTCTTCTTGCAGCTTCTCTTGTATAAACATGTCGATCTCATTCTTGTGCCCTAAACTCCTAACCGACGCAGCTCTCACTAGCTCGCTGTAATCATCGTCAATTCCAAAATATGTGCTTCTCCGGGAAGATGCGGAGGAGGAGAAGGCGGCCGAAGAGGAGCTACAGCTTCTTGAGAAAGGATCAGAGAACGAGGAAGAATAGTAAGTCCGAGATACGCAACCGGTGATGCTTCTCACGTAGAACTTGTTTAAGGCTCTAAAAGGTGTTGAGATTATTCTCAAGAACTTGTTCTTGTTTTGTCCTCCCTTTCTCAtgctcattttttttttgagaaatggtttttttttctaattgaaAAATGTGTTTGGTTTTTGGAGTATGATGTGGTTTTAAGGGTCttgaaattattttcttaagtatttaaattaaattaaactgttacaaaaaagtatttaaactaaaaccgtgtgtttaagaagaaataatTCAGTTGAAAGAATCAAACGTGGCTTAAACTATTCACAATAGTTGTTAGTTGTTACAAGGCCCCGTTGATCAAATTCTAATCATTAACattacataattatatttttgctTGATCAGTTTTGTAAGTTTTCATTTTCTCACTAATAGTCTGTAGTATATGAGTTATAGTACTAACTA from Raphanus sativus cultivar WK10039 chromosome 8, ASM80110v3, whole genome shotgun sequence includes:
- the LOC108809470 gene encoding uncharacterized protein LOC108809470; translated protein: MSMRKGGQNKNKFLRIISTPFRALNKFYVRSITGCVSRTYYSSSFSDPFSRSCSSSSAAFSSSASSRRSTYFGIDDDYSELVRAASVRSLGHKNEIDMFIQEKLQEEKQKKLKQGGLPKSSSVGMARIDEEEEAEEGSVNPKKTKKVSDLLYPRSKSYGPKF